In Dysidea avara chromosome 3, odDysAvar1.4, whole genome shotgun sequence, a single window of DNA contains:
- the LOC136249208 gene encoding chitin synthase-like isoform X2: MGITRRAHLNQLISNLRYLQYPTDVEIQTNKTRMEMEQAEAVDLSEVAREMISPHLSEEAKEKIKQYKQEYEFWKNLADNKLKPESANLGKVEELKEKLNSLRNLCLLVLLLVNIMWIVFLYTLVFPQLTDCNLPDRAFSLLFLAIFSVIILIQFGALIFHRIETLVHLLARTKLKHKRLEANWFQPSDVDTISRAHAHFHKS; encoded by the exons ATGGGCATCACTAGAAGAG CTCATCTTAACCAGTTGATATCAAACCTCCGTTACCTGCAGTACCCCACAGACG TTGAAATTCAGACTAACAAAACAAGGATGGAAATGGAACAGGCAGAGGCTGTAGATTTATCTGAAGTTGCTCGGGAAATGATCAGCCCACACCTCTCTGAGGAAGCTAAAGAGAAAATAAAGCAATATAAACAAGAGtatgaattttggaaaaatctTGCTGACAACAAGCTAAAACCAGAATCAGCCAATCTTGGCAAAGTGGAAGAGCTGAAAGAAAAACTGAATAGCCTTCGCAATCTGTGCTTGTTAGTGCTGCTGCTTGTAAACATAATGTGGATAGTATTTCTTTACACCCTTGTATTTCCACAATTGACCGATTGCAATCTTCCTGATCGTGCATTCAGCTTGCTGTTTCTGGCAATCTTCAGTGTCATCATTCTAATCCAATTTGGAGCTTTGATCTTTCACCGAATTGAGACCTTAGTACACTTGCTGGCTCGGACAAAGTTGAAGCACAAAAGATTGGAAGCCAACTGGTTTCAACCATCTGATGTGGACACTATATCTCGTGCACATGCACACTTTCATAAAAGTTGA
- the LOC136249204 gene encoding uncharacterized protein, translating into MSSYVLWQKENGGSEFQNAIELSSVNSVSFKEPVRNSPEKPNISQQIPVRPSVKFRHFRKQGVMQREMENHDSGEHPDVAAVEPTHSNLLRVIKIVALFLIAACTLVGTVFSKISFVSITSRMYTLYTDNAGNPIKSQIFVQLVFVLIVPEIVCFFHCLVWGVIGKTDRSFPWPRWRAMLLGILTSIFEVATICGFVFGVACKLPPGLTILVLNGVFWFVIAKHFFCDMFCQRRRGYGEINNQYDEEGICTKTFKQKIVPVLELFGFILQVGALIAVPILLSVTENGYTKDNYHPSTLILLPVTLSLVSLLWSGWVQEKLMESRSQRVTVQDEVGTARLKAGLLNSTVRIFLFPFVAYGYSNLLDYNLTLTSDSFSWDHDQLSTFLTHILVTFVAYFFAWIACALQSWAFFVPMLLSTPISFVWYVGSAEVNEVFPFKGVYFVDWTLGYYVFLVAALLWVSQFLAFGYYIFQSSDTILTNDEDLFWAPRYNGVFLEQHLILNRKTAITGFVVEDTPADPYRIRNIAKDSHIFICSTMYHENEVEMRQMLRSINRMAVEAATETRENHKYESHIFFDNACAGDQLNQWVMQLLGLLKETLKVEPAKVTKLLTPYGMQLEYKLRGNMPFYVHLKDNSKVKNKKRWSQVMYMNYVLNYRIKYSEIPKDKAFILTTDADIDFNCDSVVALLDILARDDRVGAVCARTHPLGTGPVVWYQIFDYAIGHWFQKAAEHILGCVLCCPGCFSVFRVSAIEQVLSTYSSSVETGFDFLTKDMGEDRWLCTLLIQKGWRLEYSAVSQDSTYCPESFEEFYKQRRRWIPSTIANLAEVISSYGKITSGNDSISIMFIMYEFLMVFSSLISPATVILIIVTGLTALDDGLSDVALIVFLCIISVLYGALCVYATEKTQIDAAKVLTLIFSIVMGIVISGILTDTISSAIEGDPLDHVNRTSDKFRFPVDVSAVYFAIFATTFTLAGILHFNEIFCLFHFIWYLLCLPSGYLFLIIYSMANINNRSWGTRETASPGRSGKSVGWIDYFMGLWHRFLSFFCKCIGRKSPIVVEDSHSNPAPVMEHLVDDLHPEPKLDKQVVAWLERIECDMYSDNFEKEGYTEFDFIAAMRTADLIAIGIDKRGYLLKLEKEVKKLSTPELHSDVPPNVMMWLDSLKLSQYKPLFKTEGYYTDEDVENLKGLTKADLQSMGITRRAHLNQLISNLRYLQYPTDIEIQTNKTRMEMEQVDAVDLSEVAREMISPHLSEEAKEKTKQYKLEYEFWKNLADNKLKPESANLGKVEELKEKLNSLRNLCLLVLLLVNIMWIVFLYTLVFPQLTDYNLPDRAFSLLFLGIFSVIILIQFGALIFHRIETLVHLLARTKLKHKRLEANWFQPSDVDTISRAHAHFHKS; encoded by the exons TTTAGACATTTTCGTAAGCAAGGCGTCATGCAGCGGGAGATGGAAAATCACGATAGCGGGGAGCATCCAGACGTTGCGGCAGTGGAGCCTACTCATTCTAACTTGTTACGAGTCATCAAGATAGTGGCATTGTTTCTAATCGCTGCCTGCACTTTGGTTGGAACCGTGTTCAGCAAAATCTCGTTTGTCAGCATCACCAGCCGCATGTATACCCTTTATACAGATAATGCAGGCAACCCTATTAAATCACAGATATTTGTACAGCTAGTTTTTGTATTGATTGTACCAGAAATTGTGTGCTTTTTCCACTGCTTGGTATGGGGAGTGATTGGAAAGACAGACAGGAGTTTTCCCTGGCCAAGGTGGAGGGCAATGTTATTG GGCATTCTAACATCAATATTTGAAGTAGCTACAATCTGTGGATTTGTTTTTGGTGTTGCCTGCAAACTTCCACCTGGTTTGACCATTCTAGTGCTAAATGGTGTATTCTGGTTTGTGATAGCAAAACATTTTTTCTGTGACATGTTCTGTCAGAGACGTCGTGGATACGGTGAAATAAACAACCAATATGATGAAGAAGGGATTTGTACTAAGACATTCAAACAGAAAATTGTACCAGTATTGGAATTATTTGGCTTTATTTTGCAAGTTGGAGCACTGATTGCAGTCCCAATTCTATTGTCTGTAACAGAAAATGGTTATACAAAGGATAACTATCATCCCAGCACTTTAATCCTATTGCCAGTTACTCTGTCCCTTGTTTCTTTGTTGTGGTCAGGATGGGTGCAGGAGAAACTAATGGAGTCAAGATCACAAAGGGTGACTGTCCAAGATGAAGTGGGCACTGCCAGACTAAAAGCAG GGCTGTTGAACAGTACAGTGAGAATTTTTCTCTTTCCTTTTGTGGCATATGGATATTCTAATTTGTTGGACTATAATCTTACCTTGACTTCTGACAGCTTCAGTTGGGATCATGACCAGCTCAGCACATTTCTAACACACATACTTGTCACTTTCGTGGCTTACTTTTTTGCATGGATTgcgtgtgctttacagtcttgGGCATTCTTTGTTCCAATGCTGCTATCTACCCCGATATCGTTTGTTTGGTATGTGGGAAGTGCTGAAGTGAATGAAGTGTTTCCATTTAAAGGTGTCTATTTTGTTGACTGGACGCTAGGGTATTATGTTTTTTTGGTGGCTGCTTTACTTTGGGTTTCACAGTTTTTAGCATTTGGTTATTACATATTTCAAAGTTCTGATACTATCTTGACTAATGATGAAGATTTGTTTTGGGCACCACGTTACAATGGTGTGTTCTTAGAGCAACATTTGATATTGAACAGAAAAACAGCCATAACTGGTTTTGTTGTTGAGGATACTCCAGCTGACCCTTACAGGATTAGAAATATTGCTAAGGACAGTCACATTTTTATTTGTTCTACAATGTACCATGAAAATGAGGTTGAAATGAGACAGATGCTCAGGTCTATTAATCGTATGGCAGTTGAAGCTGCAACAGAAACTCGAGAAAACCACAAATATGAATCTCACATATTCTTCGATAATGCTTGCGCTGGAGACCAGTTGAATCAGTGGGTCATGCAACTCCTTGGCTTGCTCAAAGAAACTCTTAAAGTTGAGCCTGCCAAAGTCACCAAACTTCTAACTCCTTATGGGATGCAGCTTGAGTACAAGTTACGAGGAAACATGCCATTTTATGTTCATTTAAAGGACAACAGCAAAGTAAAGAATAAGAAACGTTGGAGCCAAGTTATGTATATGAATTATGTACTCAACTATCGTATTAAGTATAGTGAGATTCCGAAAGATAAAGCTTTTATTCTGACCACCGATGCTGACATAGATTTTAACTGTGACTCAGTTGTAGCCCTTCTTGATATTCTTGCTCGTGATGACAGAGTTGGAGCAGTGTGTGCTCGAACACATCCGCTGGGAACCGGCCCAGTTGTTTGGTACCAAATATTTGACTATGCCATCGGTCACTGGTTCCAAAAAGCAGCTGAACATATCTTagggtgtgtgttgtgttgtccAGGATGTTTTAGTGTGTTTAGGGTCAGCGCTATAGAGCAAGTACTGAGCACATATTCAAGCAGTGTAGAAACTGGGTTTGATTTCCTGACAAAGGACATGGGAGAGGACAGGTGGCTTTGTACACTACTTATTCAGAAAGGATGGAGGTTAGAGTACTCGGCTGTGTCCCAAGACAGCACGTATTGTCCAGAATCATTTGAGGAATTTTACAAGCAACGTCGAAGATGGATACCTTCTACTATTGCCAATTTAGCTGAAGTGATCAGCAGTTATGGAAAGATCACCAGCGGCAATGACTCAATTTCTATCATGTTTATTATGTATGAATTTTTAATGGTATTTTCAAGTTTGATATCTCCTGCGACTGTAATCCTAATCATTGTTACAGGCCTGACAGCTTTAGATGACGGTCTAAGTGACGTAGCCCTCATTGTTTTTCTTTGCATCATCAGTGTACTGTATggtgcattgtgtgtgtatgcTACAGAGAAGACACAGATAGATGCTGCTAAGGTGTTGACACTGATATTTTCCATCGTAATGGGAATAGTTATATCTGGTATCTTGACGGACACAATCAGTTCTGCTATTGAAGGAGACCCATTAGATCATGTTAATCGTACCAGTGACAAATTTCGATTTCCGGTAGATGTCAGTGCAGTTTATTTTGCTATATTTGCTACAACATTTACACTGGCAGGGATCTTGCACTTCAATGAAATATTTTGCCTGTTTCACTTCATCTGGTACCTTCTGTGTTTACCATCAGGGTATTTATTTCTGATTATTTATTCCATGGCTAATATCAACAATCGGAGTTGGGGCACTCGAGAAACAGCCAGCCCTGGTAGAAGTGGCAAATCAGTAGGGTGGATCGACTACTTCATGGGATTATGGCATAGATTTCTTAGCTTCTTCTGCAAGTGCATTGGAAGGAAATCACCAATTGTTGTGGAAGATTCCCACTCAAATCCAGCACCCGTGATGGAGCATCTTGTTGATGATCTGCATCCTGAACCAAAGTTGGACAAGCAAGTTGTTGCATGGTTAGAGAGAATTGAATGTGAT ATGTACTCTGATAATTTTGAAAAGGAAGGATATACAGAGTTTGATTTTATAGCTGCAATGAGGACAGCA GATCTGATAGCCATTGGAATAGACAAGAGAGGTTACCTACTAAAGTTAGAGAAAGAAGTTAAGAAACTGAGCACTCCGGAACTACACAGTGATGTTCCG CCCAATGTTATGATGTGGCTGGATAGCCTAAAACTAAGCCAATATAAGCCACTGTTCAAGACAGAGGGTTACTATACTGATGAAGATGTGGAGAACTTAAAGGGACTCACAAAAGCAGACTTACAATCAATGGGCATCACCAGAAGag CTCATCTTAACCAGTTGATATCAAACCTCCGTTACCTGCAGTACCCCACAGACA TTGAAATTCAGACTAATAAAACAAGGATGGAAATGGAACAGGTAGATGCCGTAGATTTATCTGAAGTTGCTCGGGAAATGATCAGCCCACACCTCTCTGAGGAAGCCAAAGAGAAAACGAAGCAGTATAAACTAGAGtatgaattttggaaaaatctTGCTGACAACAAGCTAAAACCAGAATCAGCCAATCTTGGCAAAGTGGAAGAGCTGAAAGAAAAACTGAATAGCCTTCGCAATCTGTGCTTGTTAGTGCTGCTGCTTGTAAACATAATGTGGATAGTATTTCTTTACACCCTTGTATTTCCACAATTGACCGATTACAATCTTCCTGATCGTGCATTCAGCTTGCTGTTTCTGGGAATCTTCAGTGTCATCATTCTAATCCAATTTGGAGCTTTGATCTTTCACCGAATCGAGACCTTAGTACATTTGCTGGCTCGGACAAAGTTGAAGCACAAAAGATTGGAAGCCAACTGGTTTCAACCATCTGATGTGGACACTATATCTCGTGCACATGCACACTTTCATAAAAGttga